One Amycolatopsis sp. NBC_00355 genomic window carries:
- a CDS encoding zf-HC2 domain-containing protein yields MKAGKGAHRDAAAYGLGVLDDPAEFEAHLDGCARCRVRVAEFRSVTGALARAAELGYLPPGDGTARRRKSCRFGGQRPGSATGTLVLLASGVVVTALCAWGAAFGKDGFAASASIVSPAQVVAGTGAHLRVLPRSAGYR; encoded by the coding sequence ATGAAGGCGGGGAAAGGGGCACACCGGGACGCCGCGGCCTACGGGCTCGGCGTCCTCGACGATCCGGCGGAATTCGAGGCGCATCTGGACGGGTGCGCCCGCTGCCGGGTCCGCGTCGCCGAGTTCCGCTCGGTGACCGGCGCGCTGGCACGGGCGGCCGAGCTCGGCTACCTGCCCCCGGGTGACGGGACGGCCCGGCGCCGGAAGTCGTGCCGGTTCGGCGGGCAGCGGCCCGGTTCGGCGACCGGCACGCTCGTGCTGCTGGCTTCAGGCGTCGTCGTGACGGCCTTGTGCGCGTGGGGCGCGGCCTTCGGGAAGGACGGGTTCGCAGCCTCTGCGTCCATCGTCTCCCCTGCTCAGGTCGTCGCCGGCACCGGCGCCCACCTGCGGGTTCTCCCGAGGTCGGCCGGTTACCGGTAG
- a CDS encoding DUF4142 domain-containing protein, protein MPLRFAALLAATAALVLGVVFPAAAGELQQTDRTLLTRLKQHTLWAVPASWLAAERATNRRVRDVAARIADDQARLDVALGAAADRVAITLPSEPTDQERSWAGEITAATGDEFDRAYVNRLRAEYGDLFALASDVRAGTRDDDIRAFAQTAVDTALGHLTLLESTGLAETTSLLVAATEDDTLGGGDVALGALLVALGTVATFGLLRLLGTPGRTPPRTRR, encoded by the coding sequence ATGCCGCTCCGATTCGCCGCACTGCTCGCGGCCACCGCCGCGCTGGTGCTCGGCGTCGTTTTCCCGGCCGCCGCCGGGGAGCTGCAGCAGACCGACCGCACCCTGCTGACGCGGCTGAAGCAGCACACGCTGTGGGCCGTGCCGGCCAGCTGGCTCGCGGCCGAGCGCGCCACGAACCGCCGCGTGCGCGACGTCGCCGCCCGGATCGCCGACGACCAGGCCCGCCTCGACGTCGCCCTGGGGGCGGCCGCCGACCGGGTCGCCATCACGCTGCCCTCCGAGCCGACGGACCAAGAGCGTTCCTGGGCCGGCGAAATCACCGCGGCCACCGGCGACGAGTTCGACCGCGCCTACGTCAACCGGCTCCGCGCCGAGTACGGCGACCTCTTCGCGCTCGCCTCCGACGTCCGCGCCGGCACCCGCGACGACGACATCCGCGCGTTCGCCCAGACCGCCGTCGACACCGCGCTCGGGCACCTGACGCTGCTCGAGAGCACCGGCCTCGCCGAGACCACTTCCCTGCTCGTCGCCGCCACCGAGGACGACACGCTCGGCGGCGGCGACGTCGCGCTCGGCGCGCTCCTCGTCGCCCTCGGCACCGTCGCCACGTTCGGTCTGCTCCGCCTGCTCGGAACCCCCGGCAGGACCCCGCCGCGCACCCGGAGGTAA
- a CDS encoding ferredoxin — protein MSLSAALNTLTSPHDAGIAEAAALSGRLTYFCMCFTLCWGVLAAAGWVRRWTGQDALRTGHVVLAAFTLATGTLHGLTFLFLDDDAFGFADLLLPFYDGTTRHALGVAGFELVVAISVTAGLRRGARERRWLRFHQFGYPAIGLLAVHAWLGAIWSGHLAVVWLAGITVLVPPVVLSVLRVLPTSALVRAGLIAPAPAPAVETLRVAVDDGRCHSYGVCQAEAPQVFRLGHDGRLEYEKRPEARLTPHVRAAARACPMRAIHLVGAIR, from the coding sequence ATGTCCTTGTCAGCCGCGCTGAACACCCTGACGTCGCCGCACGACGCCGGGATCGCCGAGGCCGCCGCGCTGTCCGGCCGCCTCACCTACTTCTGCATGTGCTTCACCCTGTGCTGGGGCGTCCTGGCCGCCGCGGGCTGGGTCCGCCGGTGGACCGGGCAGGACGCGCTGCGCACCGGCCACGTCGTGCTCGCCGCGTTCACCCTCGCCACCGGCACCCTGCACGGCCTGACCTTCCTCTTCCTCGACGACGACGCGTTCGGCTTCGCCGACCTGCTCCTCCCGTTCTACGACGGCACCACGCGGCACGCCCTCGGCGTCGCCGGCTTCGAACTCGTCGTCGCGATCTCGGTCACGGCCGGCCTGCGCCGCGGCGCGCGCGAACGCCGGTGGCTGCGCTTCCACCAGTTCGGCTACCCGGCGATCGGCCTGCTCGCGGTGCACGCATGGCTCGGCGCCATCTGGAGCGGCCATCTCGCCGTCGTCTGGCTCGCCGGGATCACGGTGCTGGTCCCGCCGGTCGTGCTGTCGGTGCTGCGCGTGCTGCCGACCTCGGCGCTGGTCCGCGCCGGGCTGATCGCGCCGGCGCCGGCGCCGGCGGTGGAGACCTTGCGCGTCGCCGTCGACGACGGCCGCTGCCACTCCTACGGCGTCTGCCAGGCCGAAGCGCCCCAGGTCTTCCGGCTCGGCCACGACGGGCGGCTGGAGTACGAGAAACGGCCGGAGGCCCGGCTGACACCCCACGTCCGGGCCGCCGCGCGCGCCTGTCCCATGCGAGCCATCCACCTGGTGGGAGCCATCCGATGA
- a CDS encoding sigma-70 family RNA polymerase sigma factor, with the protein MEALGRTGLGPTGHSSSAAAAVLADDPADDLIPLLYKNFRATLFSQVLSLTNYDRQWTEDVVQETMIRAWQHSDTLEREPGMLRGWLLTVARRIVIDGWRNRRVRPQEVALEIPENAETADRTDSSLAALTISRALTELDEKYQSVISETYLAGNTVRQAATILGIPEGTVKSRLYTAMRQLRKALGEVTVR; encoded by the coding sequence ATGGAAGCACTGGGCAGAACAGGTCTCGGCCCCACCGGCCACTCCTCGTCCGCCGCCGCGGCCGTCCTCGCCGATGACCCGGCGGACGATCTGATCCCGTTGCTGTACAAAAACTTCCGCGCCACCCTGTTCAGCCAGGTGTTGTCCCTCACCAACTACGACCGGCAGTGGACCGAGGATGTGGTGCAGGAGACCATGATCCGCGCCTGGCAACACTCCGACACCCTCGAACGCGAGCCCGGCATGCTGCGGGGCTGGCTGCTCACGGTGGCCCGCCGGATCGTCATCGACGGCTGGCGGAATCGCCGGGTACGCCCGCAGGAGGTCGCTCTGGAGATCCCGGAAAACGCCGAGACAGCCGACCGCACCGACAGTTCGTTAGCAGCACTAACGATTTCCCGCGCATTGACGGAACTGGACGAGAAATATCAGTCCGTCATCTCCGAGACCTACCTCGCCGGAAATACGGTTCGACAGGCGGCGACCATTCTCGGAATTCCGGAGGGAACCGTGAAATCGCGGTTGTACACGGCGATGCGGCAATTGCGGAAGGCGCTCGGGGAAGTGACGGTGCGATGA
- a CDS encoding NAD(P)/FAD-dependent oxidoreductase has protein sequence MSERIVIAGAGLAGLRAAERLRELGFDGEVVVIGAEPDIAYHRPALSKHLLTGAVSRADTLLADPLEVDAEWRFATAVTGLSPNRQVVHVAGEELRYDGLIIATGVEPRRLPGAPHGHPRVVVVRTLADTIALQRALATSRGPVAVVGDGFIGCEVASSLREMGRDVVLIGRARALLADVLGPDIGEWLTALHTARGVRLELGTAVRRWRPTSASVGIEFTDGRALDVACVVVAVGSVPAVSWLRGAKLPLDDGVVCGPTCHVVGSQTIVAAGDVARWPNFRFDPVPRRDEHWLNSVEMSRAAADNLLTGPQGSPAYTPVPRYWSEQHGVRIQVAGRPMLGTDTVLLESPAPGTRPITGFVRDGGLVGLIGLDSPAAVLHWTAELARGRRAPGTEPRPAPEIVRPRQGGDRDHSGAVAGW, from the coding sequence ATGAGCGAACGGATCGTCATCGCCGGAGCCGGCCTCGCCGGCCTGCGCGCCGCGGAGCGGCTGCGCGAACTCGGCTTCGACGGCGAAGTCGTCGTCATCGGCGCCGAGCCCGACATCGCCTACCACCGCCCGGCGCTGTCCAAGCACTTGCTCACCGGCGCGGTCAGCCGTGCCGACACGCTCCTGGCCGACCCGCTCGAAGTGGACGCCGAGTGGCGCTTCGCCACCGCCGTCACGGGCCTGTCGCCGAACCGGCAGGTCGTCCACGTCGCCGGCGAGGAGCTGCGCTACGACGGGCTGATCATCGCCACGGGCGTCGAACCGCGCCGGCTGCCGGGCGCCCCGCACGGCCACCCGCGGGTCGTCGTCGTCCGGACGCTGGCCGACACGATCGCCCTCCAGCGCGCGCTCGCCACCAGCCGCGGCCCGGTCGCCGTCGTCGGTGACGGCTTCATCGGCTGCGAAGTCGCGTCCAGCCTCCGGGAGATGGGCCGCGACGTCGTCCTCATCGGCCGCGCGCGGGCGCTGCTGGCCGACGTCCTCGGCCCCGACATCGGCGAGTGGCTCACCGCGCTGCACACCGCCCGCGGCGTCCGCCTCGAGCTCGGCACCGCGGTCCGGCGGTGGCGGCCCACCTCGGCGTCGGTCGGGATCGAGTTCACCGACGGGCGCGCCCTCGACGTCGCCTGCGTCGTGGTCGCCGTCGGCAGCGTCCCCGCGGTGTCGTGGCTGCGCGGCGCCAAGCTCCCGCTCGACGACGGCGTCGTCTGCGGGCCGACGTGCCACGTCGTCGGGTCGCAGACGATCGTCGCGGCCGGCGACGTCGCCCGCTGGCCGAACTTCCGCTTCGACCCGGTGCCGCGGCGCGACGAACACTGGCTCAACTCGGTCGAGATGAGCCGCGCTGCCGCCGACAACCTGCTCACCGGGCCGCAGGGCTCGCCGGCGTACACGCCGGTGCCGCGCTACTGGTCCGAACAGCACGGCGTCCGCATCCAGGTCGCCGGCCGGCCCATGCTCGGCACCGACACGGTGCTGCTGGAATCCCCGGCGCCCGGCACCCGCCCGATCACCGGGTTCGTCCGGGACGGCGGGCTCGTCGGGCTGATCGGTCTCGACAGCCCCGCCGCCGTCCTGCACTGGACGGCCGAGCTCGCGCGCGGCCGGCGGGCGCCGGGCACCGAACCCCGGCCCGCGCCCGAGATCGTCCGCCCGCGCCAAGGAGGCGACCGCGACCACAGCGGCGCCGTCGCGGGGTGGTGA